The region CGTGTTCATAAAGCGTCTCataataggagtgctgatctaggatcagttttgtagAGGTGAGCAGCATTACAAATAACGATCAGGGCCCGTGTTCATAAAGCGTCTCataataggagtgctgatctaggatcagtttagtctTTTAGATCACAGTGAATAATATGACATGGACagggggaacctgatcctagatcagcactcctactctgagatgcttaatAACTACATGCCCTGTTGGCTAATTCAATGTAGGATACAATGTAATTCTGGTTCAGAGCAGGATACAATGTAACTTGTATGGAAGACTTAATGTGACTTACTAAATAGTCATCATATCTGAATTGCAGATTGAGCTTCTTAAAAGCCTCTTGAATCAGGTAGGTTAACAACACTCGTGTTGATGACGCAAACTGAGCTACATGCAACCAAAAAACTAAAAAAACTAAAcaagggaaaaagagagaaagatgaCATGTCATTTTGTTGTCTGCATTTAAAGCAGGATAACATCTCTCTCTGGAATAGGAGCACAGCTGTGTTTAAATGCCAATGTGAACTGGAGCTGAGAGCATGTGTGTTGAATTTAACCTCCCTAGTTTATCACTGAAACCTTAGTGTCCTCTGCTGGTTGATTCTGTTACTACAACTGTATGGCTCACAGATTCTTTCCTGTAGCTCTTGTAGACAGGGATGAACTGGGACCAGAAATCAACCCTGGAATTTCTCATTTCCTCAAGGCCCCCATAATTAGCTAAATAATGATAATTTTACGCATTAAAAAAACTATACAGTAACTAATAATTGGTGTACCCACATTAAGACAGGCTAACTGTTTTAAATATGACTTAACAGAAGTGCCCTATAGCCAGTCCATCTGTGACTGTAGATGGCATTCATGACTGTTTGATAAATACTCTATTAAACAGAACTCTGATCAGTTCTGCTTGGGCTTCTGTGACATGATATTCTAATATTGGGGGATGATACTTGTTTCATTCCCAATTAAAAGGCACTGTTCATCAGAACACATTTATGGTTGGCTCTAAATGGAGTGTTTTGTGGATGATTTACTTTGCTCATAATTGTTTAAAATCACATGAAGCCCACTAGATGATGTCATCAGTGTCTCCCTATGATGCCATTGCAATCACGTATCTTCCTCTATCTTGTTGACTACAAAACAGAAACCTGCTGTTGTCACATATGTTGACATTGCGGTGGTGCTGAAAATTATTCATTTGATTTTGAAAAAGGGTGCATTTTCCCTGCAAATGTACATGCCAAGACTTCTCTATCCTCAAGgtactttcctggttaaataaagatgaaaaccAATAGAGAACGATGCCTGCTGCACTATCTGTGTTTATACTGGACGTAGAAGTGCATTGGGAATTCTTGTCTATCTTGTGCATATAGACGCGTCTTTATCAACTAACCAAGAGAGAAAACCGCTACACTCAACGCCTACAAACTTTTCAGAATTTGCATTTTGCCCCACTAGTTTTCTGGGAAAGGTCATGAACAAGTATTTGTGTATATAATTGACAGAAAATAgatgttattttttaaatcaaaaggTAGAAATGTGTTTTATGTCAAATCAGTAAACGCATCAAATGTAAATGTCTTTGGAGTTagcttttaatacattttaaatcaaATATACACAAGTCCAACTGTATGCCATCTACTCTACCGGATATGATTACATTTAATTGCACAATACTCTACAATGGTGCAGAAATCAGTGGTGTTCATGGAATCATTGCAATCAATATCTCTTTCAAGTACAATAAGCATTCATTTCCAAAATAATGTTGACAGTTATTTTCTAATGTAAGACTGTATATCTTAGACGTAACGCCTACTGCCTGATGCGTTGGAACCTGAAAAACTACTTGGCAGAATCAACACAACATTTCAATGCTTAAAGGGGAAATATGGGATTTGAAGATGCATTTTTGGACttttaaattaatgatatatagccattgatatagcttagttcaactgtcttatcttatcagaacccaaaatataagcatgTTTTACACCATTGTTTATAAACAAAGTAATTGTTAACAATCActgtatagcttcaaaacatggttaaaactatcaatTTGATATCGTTGATGGTCAGACTatttccccagccccatccctcagctgtttatcAAAAAACTGTCAGGGGTGAcctctttgttgttgttgaatccCAGGTCACaccagatttcccctttaaatgGAACATATTCCATGTACTGATATGTCACTGTGCATATCCTTTCTTCTTTTTCAGTATGTACTGCAGCAAATTACAACACCGTTAAGCTTAAGCCAACTTCCTTTGTTTAAACGTTTGAGTGGTAATTTGCaactatctttaaaaaaaaaatggcatcTTGTGGTTTTCCATTGCTTCCAATGTTGGCAGTGGTTTGCCTAAAGTTTGGTGGGTCTGACAACTGCCCGGGAAAGCTGAAGGAAAACATTAAGACAATGTTCCTGAAAGGATGCTAAAATATTAGTGTGGGGAACACAAGTCCTTTGGCTTTATGACCTCACACTGCTGGAGAGGAGCGGGGAGAGGTGTCAAGGGATCAAGGGTCAGGAGCTGCTGCAAGACAAGCCTCTAAAGCATCCTTCATGGCAGCAGGTCATATCAGACATATAGGGTCTGGTAGCCAGTTCGCCTGCCACTTTTACAggtgatcacacacacactgagcatccCGAAAAACTGAAAGAAAAGGACAAAGATATCCAGTGAAATTCAGTACAGAGTAAATTGGCTGGTACCTTTCAGGGTAGGTCCACGGGTTAACACTTTTagtctttttttcatttttttgggCCTGGCCTCAGAGGTGGAAACACGAAAGCCTTCATCTTTAAGCCAAACACTGGCGCAAAGTCTAATAATGGAAATGAATATGATAAATCAAATGTTAAAAGTCAGAGGACAGTCAGGTACAGTACCTTGATGATGGCAAAGCCAAGGATGACCAGCATGGCATAGCTCATCACATCCTGAAGGAGCTGCTCCAGCTTAACCTCACAACCctggagtgacacacacacacacacacgttagagaGTAATGTCATTACATTTTAAATCATTGTATCAAATTTAGAAACTATAATTTAGGGATTAACTGAATTGGTCTATACCTGAGTATTGAGCAGGTCTGGCTGGTCCAATTTGCCCGTGCACTCGGTGTTGTTCTGTTTACAACAGGAGATGGGCACAGTGTTGTTACTGCTGCTGAACCAGGGCATGGTGGTCCAGTTCATGTAGGTCTGCACTCCACAGCACTGCAGctggatacagatacagagagaagaagaacacATTCACAGCTCCTAGCTGACAAAAGCCTAATTTCCAGTATCATCACATCTCTGTGTGTGCCAGAGCGTGTTAGCACCAGAAACGTTTGAAACAGAGAGACTCAACAAGTGAAAACTTCCTCTTACGCCTACGAAAAAGACCATCAATGGGAGAGTGGGAGATTTTTCCACAAGATGTGCCTGTATACACAGGAAGTAATCGCACAGTGAGTCTCTCGGTTTTCAAACCTAGCAAGGACCTGCTTGGTATCATACTGGTTATCAGGGGAATTCAAACTTGTCAATAAAGGAAGTGGCACTGACCTGAGACTGCAGATAATCCACAGCCCGGGATTCAGAGTTCTCCCCATCATACTTCTGGAACACATCGCTCATTGACCGCTCCAAATCACCTTTTATCTGTAAAGATATATACCTGCAAGTATTAAATAATATTATATGATTGTAGCATATAATACATGAAATGCATGTGGTGAAAATGTTTCCAAATGTGACGTTCACTCACCCTGCCTTGGTAAATGAGAGCAAACACTAGGGCAGCAACCTCTGCTGCAAACATGGCCAGGAGGATCATCAGGAACTGGAAAGAGATGGGCAGACCAGACGGCTATCAGCAAGGAGGCCGTGAACAAGTGGTGCAGCAGGACACAGAGATCCTCAGTGCCtactgtgtgtcccaaatggcaccctaccctatgtaatgattgcactacttttgatcagagacCTATGAatcctggtcaaacgtagtgcactatataggggaatagggtgccatttgggacacaaagtGTGTTTATGGAAGACCTGGATGGACGGATGGCTCCTTTCACCATCACCCACCAGGAACCAACACCACAATGTCTGAGGCAGGTGTCGGGTGAAATTTCCCCTAGACGCTAATGTTGGTTCAGTTTGGAAATTTCCCCACTAATTGTTAACGTTCAGATTTGTGGACGTGattctgatcctagatctatACCTAGGGGAAACCACTTGTTGCGTCGGTGGCTCATACTCACAaagctcaggcccactttggacTCTCTCAGGGTGGCGCAGCAGCCCACAGTCCCGATGATGAACATCACCACTCCCACAGTGATGATGATGGCTGCAGGGATGAGTGTGTACTTATCCTCCAGGAAGTTGTCAAAGTTGTTGTAGCTCTTGATCACGTAAGAGCCTACGTAGGCAAGAGCGCCACCCGCAGCCTAGAGAGaagaacaaaacaacaacatgaGCACTTTATACGGCTAATCAAGGCTGTGTTACCTATTCTCCACCTCTAATCAAGGCTGTGTTGCCTATTCTCCACCCCTAATCAAGGCTGTGTTGCCTATTCACCACCCCTAATCAAGGCTGTGTTGCCTATTCTCCACCCCTAATCAAGGCTGTGTTGCCTATTCTCCACCCCTAATCAAGGCTGTGTTGCCTATTCTCCACCCCTAATCAAGGCTGTGTTGCCTATTCTCCACCCCTAATCAAGGCTGTGTTGCTTATTCTCCATCCTTCTCCTGAAGTGTCCACGTGCATACTCCCTGTCATGGATTTAAAAGCATATGATTGGTGTAAACATTGGCTGGAGTTTACACCATTGTTAAACCCATATGAGAATGTGTGAAAGTGAACACtacaggagaagggtagagaataTGGATGCATCTAGGGTTAGGAAAACTCATACAATTACAACATTGTCCTGTGAATTGCAGCTCCTACAATCAATTCCCCAGTTAAATAGAAGTAATCTAACttctgtaagcagtctatggacaagacagcaatgctttggttttgtttacctggccacTGTTCCAAATGCAAACGTTTTAGTATTTATTGAACAAAACCAATGCAAGTGGTTGCCCACGATATTAGCATAAGAAAACACATTTGTAATTTTGGTGAACCATCCCTTTAAAGTTGGTCATGCTTTTATGTCATGATGATACAAACACATGTGTGCTAATCATATGCATGGATCAGATGGTGAGCTGCTCCTTGCCTAATAGTCCTTTAGAATCAAGGCTCCAGAGCACATGACCACGTTCTCTCACAATCAGGCCTCAGTCACAAGACCCACCACCACCCGagtggaatacacacacacacacccaccaccccATAATCCTTCCTGGAACTTGGATCTTGTGCCTCAGATATGAGAGTGCAAAAAATACATGTGTTGTGGTGATTACTAAAGTGGAAAAAGGAGAAGGAAATGGACTGTAGATTTACATTTTTCGATGGTTATTATGTTGTTGTCAATCGACCACATTATCTCCTGTATTGAACGAGTGAAAGACATGTTCACAGTTTTGCTGCCTTAAAGTGCATTGTGTATTTGTGAAAACCTCATTATGTAAGCACAAAATATCACGTTTAGGGTAGGCTGTTTCCCTCCAGACTCAGATCACAATGCGTTCTAAAGGAAAAGTGAACTCACAGAAAAAGTTGAACTAGTCTAACACTACAAGACTTGTTCAATGACAAGCTAACGGCCAACAGCAAACCAGGGCCGTtatctccctcctcatctccctaaAGACTCAGCTTTAGGGCTACATATTTTACTTCCATTCAGGTGTAATAGTTGTTCAAATACTTtgaatttcaccaggttcataTCTTTATATAGGATGTTTCAGGTTTTATTTTGCATCCCTGCGTTATGGGGAATAGGGGCATACTTACATTTTGCCCTGCATGCTTGTGCTCAAATCATTTTTATGCATTAAGAAAGGTAGCTAAGGCACGCTTTTTCTGTCGTCTGCAGAAAGGTTATGACACACTCTGTTCTTGAAAAATGGTGTACATTTAGTGCCAACTCATAAATGGGAGGCTATTGTCAAGATTAAATTGTAATTGTGCTTTTTAAGACTAACATTTGGAATTCAACATGTGGTTGTTTACTAGCGAATGCAATGTATGTGTGAACAATGGCGAGTTCCTCACTGATCCTTGTCCTTTGTATCGGGTGTCTacatttttgagagagagagagagacagagagagagagagagcgagagaggcgagTACTGGCAGAACATGCAGTATTTGTGCTCTATGTATTTTCCTTTGGTTATCAATGTCAAAATAATTCATCTGTTTACATATAAGAAGAGGCTATAATATTCCCTATtgtatgacaacaacaacaaaaaatgatatGGGGACGCACTAAGAGAGAGAGGCGACTAATGGCAGAATATAGTTGTTCTCTACGAATACTGTTGTCTTTTATTTTGGATGCAGACGAACTCTGATACATTATAACAAACAGCCTGATCTCAGTAGTCTACGTCTTCAGTCTCAACCAATCATACAGCTACTGCACcaacaacagagacagagagagagagacagagacagagacagagacagagatagagacagagagagagagacagagacagagagagagacacagacagagacagagacacagacacagacagagacagagagagagagagatttgagcGAGAGATAGTTTGAGGGGAACTACAAAGTATGTGTGGCTTTTGACCACTGATACACAAGCAGACCCTGATACACAAGCAGACCCTGATACACAAGCAGACCCGTGTGAATTTCCCCTGGTGAATACACGCAGGATTCTTACTCCTTATTGAATTAGTTCAAAGTTCACCACCTAGGAAGCTATGCACTGCTGCAGCCTaacatctaccagaagacagccagacagagagaaaaaggctGCTGTCATGATGGAGAAGCATACAGTATGAGTTGCTCAACATGGTCTGGGGAACTTGTTAAGGCTACTATATGAAGTCAGAATTGAATGGTCTCAAAGGAAGTCCCCTGAGAACCCCCCCCCTGGTTTTTAGTGACATTATCTTTCTGACTCATCATGTAGTGGGGAAAACCTGGCATGTAAAAGTGTTCACTCCAAAAAAGAATGAGTGCATAATGGTTTAAGCAGGGGATAGACTGGGACCAGGTCATTTCTAAAGTACAGACCCATTTTATTTCCTTAGGCCCCCACATTGGCCCATTTTTTCCCCTCAAATCTCCACACCACTAAATAATGGTCATTCTTCATTCTGCATTAAAAAAAAGATTTAGACAGGCACTTTGGCTAAAGACACCCATACTGGCATTTTCCAGAATCGCCCTGTGCAAGTCTGTCCCTGGATTAAACTACAAATATGGTGTGGGTGGTGGTTGGTTGAGAACGTGTTGTTCTTAAACAGTAAACGGTTTCCAATGCAAGACGTCATGAATACATCCCCAGTTAGAACAGTGGAAAGAAGTAGAACGATAAACACAGACCAAGCACTTACCCAAAATATTACATTCAGAAGCAAAAGGACTGTTTTGGATGTAATAATCCCGCAATCCATGTTGATATGGTGGTAGGGAGCCTTTCAGTTGATGATCAAATAGGATCGTGTCGCTCCCTGTTCTGATTATAATGGAGTTCATGACGGCTTTGCTTTGAGCTGCATGACTGGCTTGCTTACACATCACATGCTTGTGAAGCGCATGGCCTGgcggttggggggggggggggggggggtctaaatgCCTACCCTTTGCGATGGTATTGCTCCATAGGGTCTAGAGAGGAACAATCGCCCGTTTATCCAGTCGAGCCGTCCCCAGTCTGAGCTGTCAGACCTGCGTCACAACAGAGTGAGGAAGCACACTCACGTGTTGAGATCTGTGCTGTGTTTGAAACATTTCACTTTTTTCCATTAGTCATAAACCCTATGTGCCTGGATAAATTAGATTCtgttatattattataatgaTTAAAAAAAGAATCATTGGCCTAGTTAACCTTCCCTATTTTGTGCAACCTAAACAGGCCATCAATCTGCGCGTCAATCATGCATTTCCAATCATTTTCTTTAGTGGTCCTTTGGCGCCTCCACACAACATTACGCATGTATATGACTGGGTGTACACTCTTATATAAAACAAGTTCTGGATAGACCCAAAAAAGGGTTATATCGCTTGCTTCATAAAACGCCGATATGCATGCATCCTTCCATGAACCCTATCGGTTTATAGCTCAAGATTTCGATCAGAGTCAATTTAGGTAGGAGTCAGTGACACTCAAGATCATAAATAGGCCGAATTTATCAGGCCTACTGGATCAAATGATATTCTGTGTATCCTAAGAATCAAGAGCAAGACCATGATTGATTCATTCTAATTCTGTCCGGTTGTAATTCGATGCCTTACAGGCCAGGGCAAAggaccaaatatatatatatctatatttaaATAAACATTAAGCTACATTATTAAATTACATGAAACTTTCCCACCAATAATAATACGAGTAAGCTATATTGTGAAACGAAAATAAAGCAACATAAACAACTATTGAACTGAAAATAATACAGGCCTATACTTGGGGTTTTGATGGTTGTATTTCCAGTGTTTAGTTGAGTTTAAAACAGCGCAAAAAAAAGACCCGCGATTTCAAAGGAAAAGCCTGCATGTGACAAGCTGAATGTGAAACTGTAATGTTTTTCTCTATCACCACCCATGCAATACTGTTAACTCATTATTTGGCGTGGTTCCATTGAGCGCAAATAAGCCTTCCAGAATTA is a window of Oncorhynchus kisutch isolate 150728-3 linkage group LG3, Okis_V2, whole genome shotgun sequence DNA encoding:
- the tspan36 gene encoding tetraspanin 36; translation: MDCGIITSKTVLLLLNVIFWAAGGALAYVGSYVIKSYNNFDNFLEDKYTLIPAAIIITVGVVMFIIGTVGCCATLRESKVGLSFFLMILLAMFAAEVAALVFALIYQGRIKGDLERSMSDVFQKYDGENSESRAVDYLQSQLQCCGVQTYMNWTTMPWFSSSNNTVPISCCKQNNTECTGKLDQPDLLNTQGCEVKLEQLLQDVMSYAMLVILGFAIIKFFGMLSVCVITCKSGRRTGYQTLYV